A single window of Castor canadensis chromosome 3, mCasCan1.hap1v2, whole genome shotgun sequence DNA harbors:
- the Psmc1 gene encoding 26S proteasome regulatory subunit 4 has translation MGQSQSGGHGPGGGKKDDKDKKKKYEPPVPTRVGKKKKKTKGPDAASKLPLVTPHTQCRLKLLKLERIKDYLLMEEEFIRNQEQMKPLEEKQEEERSKVDDLRGTPMSVGTLEEIIDDNHAIVSTSVGSEHYVSILSFVDKDLLEPGCSVLLNHKVHAVIGVLMDDTDPLVTVMKVEKAPQETYADIGGLDNQIQEIKESVELPLTHPEYYEEMGIKPPKGVILYGPPGTGKTLLAKAVANQTSATFLRVVGSELIQKYLGDGPKLVRELFRVAEEHAPSIVFIDEIDAIGTKRYDSNSGGEREIQRTMLELLNQLDGFDSRGDVKVIMATNRIETLDPALIRPGRIDRKIEFPLPDEKTKKRIFQIHTSRMTLADDVTLDDLIMAKDDLSGADIKAICTEAGLMALRERRMKVTNEDFKKSKENVLYKKQEGTPEGLYL, from the exons ATG GGTCAAAGTCAGAGTGGTGGTCATGGTCCTGGAGGTGGCAAAAAGGATGACAAG gacaagaaaaagaaatatgagcCTCCCGTACCAACTAGagtggggaaaaagaagaagaaaacaaagggacCAGATGCTGCCAGCAAACTGCCACTAG TGACACCTCACACTCAGTGCCGCTTAAAATTACTGAAGTTAGAGAGAATTAAAGACTATCTTCTCATGGAGGAGGAGTTCATTAGAAATCAGGAGCAAATGAAGCCcttagaagaaaaacaagag GAGGAAAGATCAAAGGTGGATGATCTGAGGGGAACACCAATGTCCGTAGGAACCTTGGAAGAGATCATTGATGACAATCATGCCATTGTGTCTACATCTGTGGGCTCCGAGCACTATGTCAGTATCCTTTCATTTGTGGACAAGGACTTGCTGGAACCAGGCTGCTCAGTCTTGCTTAACCACAAG GTACACGCTGTGATAGGGGTGCTAATGGATGACACAGATCCCCTGGTCACGGTGATGAAGGTGGAAAAGGCCCCCCAAGAGACCTATGCAGATATTGGAGGGTTGGACAACCAGATCCAGGAAATTAAG GAGTCTGTGGAGCTTCCTCTCACCCATCCTGAATATTATGAGGAGATGGGTATAAAGCCCCCTAAGGGGGTCATTCTCTACGGCCCACCTGGCACAG GTAAAACCTTGTTAGCCAAAGCAGTAGCAAACCAAACTTCAGCCACTTTCTTGAGAGTGGTTGGCTCAGAACTTATTCAGAAGTACCTAGGCGATGGGCCCAAACTTGTACGGGAATTGTTTCGAGTTGCTGAAGAACACGCACCCTCCATTGTGTTTATTGATGAAATCGATGCCATTGGGACCAAAAG ATATGATTCAAATTCTGGAGGTGAGAGAGAAATTCAGcgaacaatgttggaactgttgAACCAGTTGGATGGATTTGATTCAAGGGGAGATGTGAAAGTTATCATGGCCACAAACCGAATAGAAACTTTGGATCCAGCACTGATCAGACCAg GCCGCATCGACAGGAAAATCGAGTTCCCCCTGCCTGATGAAAAGACTAAGAAGCGCATCTTTCAGATTCACACAAGCAGGATGACACTGGCTGATGACGTAACACTAGATGACTTGATCATGGCAAAGGATGACCTCTCCGGAGCTGACATCAAG GCAATCTGTACAGAAGCTGGTCTGATGGCCTTGAGAGAACGCAGAATGAAAGTAACAAATGAAGACTtcaaaaaatctaaagaaaatgttCTCTATAAAAAACAAGAAGGCACCCCTGAGGGACTCTACCTCTAG